Proteins from one Dehalococcoidales bacterium genomic window:
- a CDS encoding acyl-CoA dehydrogenase family protein — translation MDFRFTEEQEKLRKEIDDFFLDNLPSDYRPRGQRGQTMAQYKFWMDLQRKAGAKGYLTPGWSKESGGLGLSDMEQGVVMEETSYWGAAWPGSQGIRVCGPPLHVFGTEEQKSKFLPGIAKGEDIWYQAFTEPDAGSDEANVSLRAVEDGDNYILNGQKTFITAPGQGDYLYTLARTQDVTPKHRGISLFLIDAHSPGVSYSALPTLGVFTVDIFFDNVKVPKDRLLGELNRGFYHAMVTFEFERSTTGGGAGARRGMEELIDFYRNEKPNGKPLLENPAVRDLLADRAIEMELVWLQGWFAAWHFSQRDKLGSPPPEAGGLHNKVVSADRAKQLIDAMGLYGQLRRGSKYCKYEGRAAGSWEVSRSTHPAGTIEVNKIVLGGRGLGLPRIPAKFNKEIRAAIEERG, via the coding sequence ATGGATTTCCGTTTCACTGAAGAGCAAGAGAAGCTGAGGAAAGAGATCGACGATTTCTTCCTTGACAATCTGCCTTCAGACTACCGTCCACGTGGCCAGAGGGGCCAGACCATGGCGCAGTACAAGTTCTGGATGGACCTGCAACGGAAGGCCGGTGCGAAGGGTTACCTTACGCCCGGGTGGTCCAAGGAAAGCGGCGGTCTCGGTCTGAGTGACATGGAGCAGGGTGTGGTCATGGAGGAGACCTCTTATTGGGGTGCAGCCTGGCCGGGCAGCCAGGGCATACGCGTCTGCGGACCCCCTCTGCATGTCTTCGGTACCGAGGAGCAGAAGAGCAAGTTCCTCCCCGGTATCGCCAAGGGCGAGGATATCTGGTACCAGGCCTTCACCGAGCCTGACGCCGGTTCGGATGAGGCGAACGTATCCCTGAGGGCTGTCGAAGACGGCGACAACTACATTCTCAACGGCCAGAAGACATTCATCACGGCTCCCGGTCAGGGAGACTACCTGTACACGCTGGCCAGGACACAGGACGTTACCCCCAAGCATCGTGGTATCAGCCTGTTCCTGATTGACGCCCATAGCCCGGGGGTCAGCTACAGTGCGCTACCCACGCTGGGTGTCTTCACCGTGGACATCTTCTTTGACAATGTGAAGGTACCGAAGGACCGTCTGCTTGGCGAGTTGAACCGTGGCTTCTATCATGCCATGGTGACCTTCGAGTTCGAGCGGAGCACGACCGGTGGCGGTGCCGGCGCCAGGCGCGGCATGGAAGAGCTTATCGATTTTTACCGGAATGAGAAGCCGAACGGCAAGCCCCTGCTGGAAAACCCGGCAGTTCGTGACCTGCTGGCAGACCGGGCAATCGAGATGGAACTCGTGTGGCTCCAGGGCTGGTTTGCCGCCTGGCACTTCAGCCAGAGAGACAAGCTGGGTTCGCCCCCGCCAGAGGCCGGTGGACTTCACAACAAGGTGGTGTCTGCCGACAGGGCCAAGCAGCTAATCGACGCCATGGGACTCTACGGACAGTTGCGCCGTGGCTCGAAGTACTGTAAATACGAGGGACGTGCCGCCGGTTCCTGGGAGGTATCGCGGAGTACGCATCCTGCCGGGACGATTGAGGTAAACAAGATAGTGCTTGGCGGAAGAGGACTCGGCCTGCCGAGAATCCCGGCCAAGTTCAACAAGGAAATAAGAGCGGCAATAGAGGAGAGAGGATAG
- the thrC gene encoding threonine synthase, with translation MKSGVLAKYENLLPLTSATPRFTLGEGDTPLVSNRRLAEEIGCGELYFKLEGCNPTGSFKDRGMVVAVAKAIEEGSQAIMCASTGNTSASAAAYAACCGLQAIIIVPEGKIALGKLAQAIVYGARIITIDGNFDQALTIVRSLTEKHPVTLVNSLNPYRIEGQKTAAFEIVDALGEAPDYLFIPVGNAGNITAYWKGFTEYYQAGRAKQKPQMMGFQAQGAAPIVHGHIIEEPNTIATAIRIGNPASWQQAEAARDESGGIIDMVSDEEIMAAYHRMASKGGIFGEPASAASLAGLIKLSGSGMDFSGKRIVCIVTGTGLKDADAALRDTGSFSQLPAETTAIEQALGWA, from the coding sequence ATGAAATCAGGAGTACTCGCCAAGTACGAAAACCTTCTGCCACTGACATCGGCAACGCCACGATTCACACTGGGTGAGGGAGATACTCCCCTGGTGAGCAACCGCCGACTGGCCGAGGAAATCGGCTGCGGGGAATTGTACTTCAAGCTGGAAGGGTGCAACCCCACCGGCTCTTTCAAGGACCGGGGTATGGTGGTTGCCGTGGCTAAGGCGATAGAAGAAGGTAGCCAGGCAATCATGTGTGCCTCTACGGGCAATACCAGCGCCTCAGCGGCCGCTTACGCCGCCTGCTGCGGTCTTCAGGCAATCATCATCGTACCCGAAGGGAAAATCGCCCTCGGCAAGCTGGCCCAGGCAATCGTCTACGGTGCCAGAATAATCACTATCGATGGTAACTTCGACCAGGCCCTGACCATAGTGCGGTCTCTCACCGAGAAACACCCGGTTACCCTGGTGAACTCGCTCAATCCATACCGGATTGAAGGGCAGAAGACCGCTGCTTTTGAAATCGTTGACGCCCTCGGTGAAGCTCCGGACTACCTCTTCATCCCGGTGGGCAATGCGGGCAATATCACTGCCTACTGGAAGGGCTTTACCGAGTACTATCAGGCAGGCAGGGCAAAGCAGAAACCACAGATGATGGGCTTTCAGGCCCAGGGTGCCGCGCCCATTGTGCATGGCCACATCATTGAGGAACCAAACACTATTGCCACCGCGATACGAATCGGCAACCCGGCAAGCTGGCAGCAAGCGGAAGCAGCCCGCGACGAATCCGGCGGCATCATCGATATGGTCAGTGACGAGGAAATCATGGCCGCCTACCACCGCATGGCAAGCAAGGGGGGTATCTTCGGGGAACCGGCTTCGGCGGCTTCTCTGGCCGGGCTTATCAAGCTTTCCGGCAGTGGTATGGACTTCTCGGGCAAACGAATCGTCTGCATCGTGACCGGCACGGGGTTGAAGGACGCGGATGCCGCTCTAAGAGACACCGGTTCATTCAGCCAGCTACCGGCAGAGACGACAGCCATCGAGCAAGCCCTCGGCTGGGCCTAG
- the folE gene encoding GTP cyclohydrolase I FolE, producing MINEEEIKKATSAIIRAIGEDPEREGLADTPRRVAEMYTELFSGLGVDPREELTVGYELGHREMVIVKDIPFYSMCEHHLLPFYGVVHIGYIPDVGGRVVGISKLARVVEIVARRPQIQERMTTQIAEAINDGVNPQGVAVVVQAEHMCMVMRGV from the coding sequence GTGATAAACGAGGAAGAGATAAAAAAGGCAACCAGCGCGATTATCAGGGCTATCGGTGAAGACCCTGAGAGAGAAGGTTTAGCGGATACACCACGGCGGGTCGCCGAGATGTACACCGAGTTGTTCTCCGGGCTCGGCGTCGACCCCCGGGAAGAGCTTACCGTGGGCTACGAGCTTGGCCACCGGGAAATGGTGATAGTCAAGGACATCCCTTTCTACTCGATGTGCGAGCACCACCTTCTGCCATTCTACGGTGTGGTGCACATCGGCTATATCCCGGACGTAGGCGGCCGTGTTGTCGGTATCAGCAAGCTGGCCAGGGTGGTGGAGATAGTCGCCAGAAGACCCCAGATTCAGGAGAGAATGACCACACAGATTGCCGAAGCTATTAACGACGGAGTAAACCCACAGGGCGTTGCCGTGGTGGTCCAGGCGGAACATATGTGCATGGTGATGCGCGGTGT
- a CDS encoding MFS transporter, translated as MKHLHYGWIMVFSAVGILATHALTFYSFGIFLRPITEQFHWDRGALSAAISIGMLITGPFSILAGKLSDRYGPRLLVTASGIITGVAFIFMSQISALWHVYLIYGVAVAIGGGGCVVPVTTTILRWFKQKRGVALGLTWTGIGLGGIIAPMLSQWLISDYDWPTAYIVLGLITLVVVIPLAQTLKGSPQQMGLQPYGEMSSRQDEEEPVVTESLSIKQAIRTGRFWIFGLVMFCFIFIIQVMMAHIAPHAIDMGISSALAASIVSIWAATSLIGRNLAGFVSDRIGPTPSLIFHLALMVLALAWLLFAREVWTFYVFAVIYGIAYGGIVPLQTLLTGELFGLRFLGAVMASLMVVGSMGGALGAPLAGTIFDTTGSYQLAFIICLIMALLAIILSVLLSRQQRRRQATP; from the coding sequence TTGAAACATCTGCATTACGGCTGGATCATGGTTTTCAGTGCGGTCGGCATTCTGGCGACGCACGCCCTCACTTTCTATAGCTTTGGCATATTCCTGCGACCGATAACGGAGCAGTTCCACTGGGACAGGGGTGCCCTTTCCGCCGCCATCTCGATAGGTATGCTGATAACCGGCCCCTTCAGCATTCTTGCCGGGAAACTGAGTGACCGGTACGGCCCCCGCTTGCTGGTCACTGCCAGCGGTATCATTACCGGAGTAGCCTTTATCTTCATGTCGCAGATTAGTGCCCTGTGGCATGTCTACCTGATATACGGCGTTGCCGTTGCCATCGGCGGTGGCGGATGCGTGGTCCCGGTCACGACGACAATACTGCGGTGGTTCAAGCAGAAAAGGGGGGTAGCCCTGGGACTCACCTGGACCGGTATCGGTCTGGGCGGCATCATTGCCCCGATGCTGTCCCAGTGGCTGATATCCGACTACGACTGGCCAACAGCCTATATTGTCTTGGGCTTAATCACCCTGGTAGTGGTTATACCGCTGGCGCAGACCCTGAAAGGCAGCCCGCAGCAAATGGGACTCCAGCCCTACGGTGAAATGTCAAGCCGGCAGGATGAAGAAGAGCCGGTGGTGACGGAGAGCCTTTCTATTAAACAGGCAATCCGGACGGGACGGTTCTGGATATTTGGCCTGGTAATGTTCTGTTTCATCTTTATAATACAGGTAATGATGGCACATATTGCACCCCATGCCATCGACATGGGCATCTCCTCAGCATTAGCCGCTTCGATTGTGTCCATCTGGGCCGCTACCAGTCTCATCGGGCGGAACCTGGCTGGCTTTGTATCGGACCGGATAGGGCCCACACCATCTCTCATCTTCCACCTGGCGCTAATGGTCCTGGCGCTGGCCTGGCTTCTTTTCGCCAGAGAGGTCTGGACATTCTATGTCTTTGCCGTTATCTACGGTATCGCCTATGGAGGCATTGTGCCATTGCAGACACTACTGACTGGAGAACTGTTCGGACTCAGGTTCCTGGGAGCCGTCATGGCAAGCCTGATGGTGGTCGGTTCCATGGGAGGGGCGCTGGGAGCACCTCTGGCCGGTACCATCTTCGATACAACCGGCAGCTACCAACTGGCCTTCATTATTTGCCTAATTATGGCACTATTGGCTATCATTCTCAGTGTGCTTCTATCGCGGCAACAAAGGAGACGGCAGGCCACTCCGTGA